The DNA region CTTGGACATTCTCGATAACTATGCGTTCGTGCGGACGTCGGGTTATCTGCCGGGTCCGAATGATGTGTATGTGTCGTTGGCGCAGGTGCGGAAGAACGGTCTGCGTAAGGGTGATCACGTCACGGGTGCGGTGCGTCAGCCGCGTGAGGGGGAGCGGCGGGAGAAGTTCAATGCGCTGGTGCGGCTGGATTCGGTGAACGGTGCGTCGCCGGAGGGTGGTCGTGCGCGGGCGGAGTTCAACAAGCTGACGCCGTTGTATCCGCAGGAGCGGCTGCGGTTGGAGACGGAGCCGAACCGGTTGACGGCGCGGATCATCGATCTGGTGTCGCCGATCGGGAAGGGGCAGCGGGGTCTGATCGTGGCGCCGCCGAAGGCGGGGAAGACGACGGTTTTGCAGTCGATCGCGAATGCGATCACGGTGAACAATCCGGAGTGCCATCTGATGGTGGTGCTGGTCGATGAGCGGCCGGAGGAAGTCACCGATATGCAGCGGTCGGTGAAGGGTGAGGTGATCTCCTCGACCTTCGATCGTCCTGCGGAGGATCACACCACGATCGCGGAGTTGGCGATCGAGCGGGCGAAGCGGCTGGTGGAGCTGGGTCACGATGTGGTGGTGTTGCTGGACAACATCACGCGGCTGGGCCGGGCGTACAACCTGGCGGCTCCGGCGTCGGGGCGGATTCTCTCCGGTGGTGTGGATTCCACGGCGTTGTATCCGCCGAAGAAGTTCTTCGGTGCGGCGCGCAACATCGAGGACGGGGGGTCGCTGACGATTCTGGCCGCGGCGCTGGTGGAGACCGGGTCGCGGATGGATGAGGTGATCTTCGAGGAGTTCAAGGGCACCGGGAACATGGAGTTGAAGCTGGACCGGAAGCTGTCGGAGAAGCGGATCTTCCCGGCGGTGGATGTGGATGCCTCTGGTACCCGTAAGGAGGAGATCCTCATGGCGGGTGACGAGTTGCAGATCATCTGGAAGCTCCGCCGGGTGCTGCACGCCCTGGATCAGCAGCAGGCCATCGAGTTGCTGCTGGACAAGATGAAGCAGACCAAGTCCAACACCGAATTCCTCCTCCAGATCCAGAAGACCACGCCCACACCGGGCAACGGCTCCGACTGACGGACGGTACGGACAGCGCGTACCCGGCGGACAGCGCATGCCGGTTCGCGAAGGCACAGCGGCGAGGGCCGTCCCACCACGAGAGGTGGGGCGGCCCTCGCCGTGTGTGACGAGGAGTGAGACCTTGCACACAGCCGCCTCCGCGCCGCGGGCGTCCCCGTACCCCCGCCGTGGATGCAACGTCCCAGGTCGAACGGGGTGAAGCGCCTCATCGGTGCGAAACGGCGCATCCTCACCGACGGGGCATCCCGGTCACGCGGTGTGCAACCCTTCCGGTTGGCGTTCACGTACGCGTGGCGTTCTCACGGCCCCTCGTGCCGCGCGGGCAGTCCGGCGGCACCGGCCACAGCCCCCCGCAGCACGGCGGTCACGCCTTCGTCGCCGCCTCTTAGGTACAGGGCTCACGAAGGGCGTAGAAAACAAGCACGCTCGCAGCGCATCCATGGCAGTTCCCCACCCGCAGCCGGGAGGGCGGAGCCCGTAACCGCACGGCGGGCGACGCGGCGCACCCCCACCCACACCCCCACATCAGGCACACCGGCGCACACCACGAACGAACCCGGGCACGACTGAGGCAGGCGAAGATGGCGGACGACAGCACGAGCGGGCAGGGCGCGGCCACGGGCCGCTCCGGCGGCGGATTCCGCGCCACCGGCCGCCGTCGCAAGCCGCACGGCCGCAGACGCCGGGTGCTCAAGGCCGTGGCCTGGAGCGTGGTGGCCGCCGCCGTCCTCGCAGGCACCGGTCTCGGCTTCGCCTACTTCAAGCTCGACGGCAACATCTCCGGCGTCGACATCGACGCCAAGCTCGGCAAGCACCGGCCGGGGAACACCCCCGACGGCTCGATGGACATCCTCGTCCTCGGCTCGGACTCCCGCTCGGGCACCCACGGCAAGTACGGCAAGGACGGGGGCGGCGCCCGTTCCGACACCGCGATGGTCCTGCACGTCAACAAGGAGCACGACAAGGCGAGCGTGGTCTCGATACCGCGCGACACCATCGTCGAGCGCCCCGAGTGCGTAAGGAACGACGGCGGCGGCACCGCACCCGCGCAGCGCACGATGTTCAACTCCGCGTACGAGACGGGCGGCCCGGCCTGCGCCGTGAAGACGGTGGAGTCGATGTCCGGCGTGCGCATGGACCACTACGCGGAGGTCGACTTCGCCGGGTTCAAGAAGCTGATCGACCGCCTCGGCGGCGTCGAGGTCACCACCAAGAAGCCGATCGACGACCCGGACAGCCATCTGAAGCTGAAGCCGGGCGAGCACAAGCTCGGCGGCGAGCAGTCCCTCGGCCTGGTACGTACGCGCCACGCTGTCGGCGACGGCAGCGACCTCGGCCGGATCCGGCTACAGCAGGCGTTCGTGAAGGCGCTGATGGACCAGGTCGACAGCGTCGGGGTGTTCAGCAGCCCGAAGAAGCTCTACGAACTGGCCGACAGCGCCACATCGGCCGTGACCACCGACTCCGACCTGGACTCGGTCGGCGACCTCGCCGGGCTGGCGAGCATGCTCAAGGGCGTCGAGTCCGAGGACGTACACATGTCGACGCTGCCGGTGACGTACGACCCGCAGGACCCCAACCGGGTCGTGCCGATGGAGTCCAAGGCGGCGAAGATGTGGGCCGCGATCAAGCGGGACGCGGCCGTGCCCGAGTCCGCCGAGAAGGGCTCGGCGAGCGACGGGAACGACGCGGGGAGCGTCGTCGGCTGAGGCGCCAGGGGCCGGGCGCCCGGGCCCCGCGTTCGGCGCGACGAACCGCCCCCGCGCCCCCGCCGGGCGCCTCCGCAGCGGGAATATCCGCCGCCCGCCCCCGGTTTTGGGAGGTACGGCCAGTGATGGCAGACTGGACCGTCGGCCCCGGTTCACGGTGGACAAGCCCGTCCTCCGACCCGGTGCCCTCCAGGAAATAGGAGACACCTTGAAGCGCGACATCCACCCCGAGTACGTAGAGACCCAGGTGAGCTGCACCTGCGGCAACTCCTTCACGACTCGCAGCACCGTGAGCGGCGGCCAGATCCGGGCCGACATCTGCTCCGCGTGCCACCCCTTCTACACCGGCAAGCAGAAGATCCTCGACACCGGTGGCCGTGTGGCCCGGTTCGAGGCCCGCTTCGGCAAGGGCGCCGGTTCCGCCAAGAAGTAGCACCTCCCGAGCGCCGGTCCTCGGCACGCCCCGCCGGGCGTGCGGGGCCGGCGCTCTTTCGCGCTGCCTGGCTCTTCCTTCTTCACGTAAAGGGACAAACGATGTTCGAGGCGGTCGAGGAACTGATCGGTGAGCACGCCGAGTTGGAGACACAACTCGCCGATCCCGCGATCCACGCCGACCAGGCGCGCGCCCGCAGGCTCAACAAGCGCTACGCGGAACTCTCACCGGTGATCGCCACGTACCGCTCGTGGAAGCAGACCGGGGACGACATCGACACGGCACGCGAACTCGCCTCCGACGACCCGGACTTCGCCGCCGAGGTGAAAGAACTCGAAGCCCAGCGCGAGGAGTTGACGGAGAAGCTGCGTCTGCTGCTCGTGCCGCGCGACCCCAGCGACGACAAGGACGTCATCCTGGAGATCAAGGCCGGGGAGGGCGGCGACGAGTCCGCTCTCTTCGCCGGGGATCTGCTGAGGATGTATCTGCGCTACGCGGAGCGCGTCGGCTGGAAGACGGAGCTGATCCAGTCCACCGAGTCCGACCTCGGCGGCTACAAGGACGTCCAGGTCGCCGTGAAGACCAAGGGCAACGGCGCCGCCGAGCCCGGCCAGGGCGTGTGGGCGCGGCTGAAGTACGAGGGCGGGGTGCACCGGGTGCAGCGCGTGCCCGCGACCGAGTCGCAGGGCCGCATCCACACCTCAGCGGCGGGCGTGCTCGTACTGCCCGAGGCCGAGGACGTCGACGTCGAGATCAACGCCAACGATCTGCGCATCGACGTCTACCGCTCGTCCGGGCCCGGCGGCCAGTCCGTCAACACCACCGACTCCGCGGTGCGCATCACCCACGAGCCGACCGGCATCGTCGTCTCCTGTCAGAACGAGAAGAGCCAGCTTCAGAACAAGGAGCAGGCGCTGCGCATCCTGCGTGCCCGGCTGCTGGCCGCCGCGCAGGAGGAGGCCGACCAGGAGGCGTCGGACGCCCGCCGCAGCCAGGTGCGTACGGTGGACCGGTCGGAGCGCGTGCGGACGTACAACTTCCCGGAGAACCGGATCTCGGACCACCGGGTCGGCTTCAAGGCGTACAACCTCGACCAGGTGCTCGACGGCGATCTCGACGCGGTGATCCAGGCGTGCGTCGACGCCGACTCCGCGGCCAAGCTGGCCGCGGCCCAGTAAGCGCGCGTACGGACGGCTGGTACGGAAGAGAAGATGCTGCATTCGTCCGGGGGGCGGCCCCAGAACCCACGCGGCCTGCTGATCGCCGAGGTGGCGCAGGCGACTCAGCGGCTCGCCGACGCCGGTGTGCCCTCGCCGCGGTTCGACGCCGAGGAGCTGGCCGCGTACGTGCACGGCGTCAAGCGCGGCGAGCTGCATCTGGTGCCCGACTCCGACTTCGACGCCCGTTACTGGGAGGCGGTCTCCCGCCGCGAGGCACGTGAGCCGCTTCAGCACATCACGGGCCGTGCCTTCTTCCGCTACCTCGAACTCCAGGTAGGGCCGGGGGTGTTCGTGCCCCGCCCGGAGACCGAGTCGGTGGCCGGCTGGGCGATAGACGCGGTAAGGGCGATGGACGTCGCCGAACCGCTCATCGTCGATCTGTGCACCGGGTCGGGAGCCATCGCGCTCGCCCTCGCACAGGAGGTGCCGCGCTCACGTGTGCACGCCGTGGAGCTGGACGAGGGCGCCTACGGCTGGGCCGCGAAGAACGTCGAGGGCAGCCGCGTCGTCTTGCACCAC from Streptomyces marispadix includes:
- the rho gene encoding transcription termination factor Rho, translated to MSDTTDLMGVNAAPPESDGSGGDSSGSAAEKADAPATDAAAAPATGAAPKRRRSGTGLEGMVLAELQQVASGLGIKGTARMRKSQLIETIKERQAGGSSSGGADSAARGGGSESGAAEGDEQSAKPKRRTTSRARTGEGEADAQQDSAQIDIPGQPANEEKPGGDRRGRRERGEGGGKAEASADTAEGKSDGRDGGGQQNKGDGGGRGDGSRGDRGEGGGGRQQQDRPKRDRQRGRGGKGGEGGGQNQGNQNQGGGRRDDDDFEGGRRGRRGRYRDRRGRRGGREDAEPQIAEDDVLIPVAGILDILDNYAFVRTSGYLPGPNDVYVSLAQVRKNGLRKGDHVTGAVRQPREGERREKFNALVRLDSVNGASPEGGRARAEFNKLTPLYPQERLRLETEPNRLTARIIDLVSPIGKGQRGLIVAPPKAGKTTVLQSIANAITVNNPECHLMVVLVDERPEEVTDMQRSVKGEVISSTFDRPAEDHTTIAELAIERAKRLVELGHDVVVLLDNITRLGRAYNLAAPASGRILSGGVDSTALYPPKKFFGAARNIEDGGSLTILAAALVETGSRMDEVIFEEFKGTGNMELKLDRKLSEKRIFPAVDVDASGTRKEEILMAGDELQIIWKLRRVLHALDQQQAIELLLDKMKQTKSNTEFLLQIQKTTPTPGNGSD
- a CDS encoding LCP family protein, which codes for MADDSTSGQGAATGRSGGGFRATGRRRKPHGRRRRVLKAVAWSVVAAAVLAGTGLGFAYFKLDGNISGVDIDAKLGKHRPGNTPDGSMDILVLGSDSRSGTHGKYGKDGGGARSDTAMVLHVNKEHDKASVVSIPRDTIVERPECVRNDGGGTAPAQRTMFNSAYETGGPACAVKTVESMSGVRMDHYAEVDFAGFKKLIDRLGGVEVTTKKPIDDPDSHLKLKPGEHKLGGEQSLGLVRTRHAVGDGSDLGRIRLQQAFVKALMDQVDSVGVFSSPKKLYELADSATSAVTTDSDLDSVGDLAGLASMLKGVESEDVHMSTLPVTYDPQDPNRVVPMESKAAKMWAAIKRDAAVPESAEKGSASDGNDAGSVVG
- the rpmE gene encoding 50S ribosomal protein L31; its protein translation is MKRDIHPEYVETQVSCTCGNSFTTRSTVSGGQIRADICSACHPFYTGKQKILDTGGRVARFEARFGKGAGSAKK
- the prfA gene encoding peptide chain release factor 1, yielding MFEAVEELIGEHAELETQLADPAIHADQARARRLNKRYAELSPVIATYRSWKQTGDDIDTARELASDDPDFAAEVKELEAQREELTEKLRLLLVPRDPSDDKDVILEIKAGEGGDESALFAGDLLRMYLRYAERVGWKTELIQSTESDLGGYKDVQVAVKTKGNGAAEPGQGVWARLKYEGGVHRVQRVPATESQGRIHTSAAGVLVLPEAEDVDVEINANDLRIDVYRSSGPGGQSVNTTDSAVRITHEPTGIVVSCQNEKSQLQNKEQALRILRARLLAAAQEEADQEASDARRSQVRTVDRSERVRTYNFPENRISDHRVGFKAYNLDQVLDGDLDAVIQACVDADSAAKLAAAQ
- the prmC gene encoding peptide chain release factor N(5)-glutamine methyltransferase; amino-acid sequence: MLHSSGGRPQNPRGLLIAEVAQATQRLADAGVPSPRFDAEELAAYVHGVKRGELHLVPDSDFDARYWEAVSRREAREPLQHITGRAFFRYLELQVGPGVFVPRPETESVAGWAIDAVRAMDVAEPLIVDLCTGSGAIALALAQEVPRSRVHAVELDEGAYGWAAKNVEGSRVVLHHGDALTALPELDGQVDLVVSNPPYIPLTEWEYVAPEARDHDPELALFSGEDGLSTIRGLERTAHRLLRPGGLVVVEHADTQGGQVPWIFTEDRGWADAADHPDLNNRPRFATARREVP